The genomic region CAGCGACTTCTTCAGGACCTGCTGCGGCGGCGACTCGTCGAGTGCGCGAGTTGACGTGCCCGCTCGCCGCGCCGGTCAGTCGACGATGGCGGCGTAGACGGCCGCCGTGAACGCTTCCCGGAATCCGTTGCCGTAGGCCGGCGACGCCGCCCCCATGATGACGGTCACCATGTCCTCCACCGGGTCGATGAAGAAGCGGGTGCCGGACGAGCCGTCCCACCAGAACGTGCCCTCGCTGACCGGCAGGGGAGATGCGTCTCCGTCCATCACGACGCAGAAGCCGAGCGTCCAGCCGCGGCCGGGCTGCGGGTTGCCGAAGCCAATCGGCAGCAGGGCGTCGGGCACGCGGTTGACGGTCATCAGCGCCACGGTGGACGGCTGCAGGATTCGGACGCCGTCGAGCTCGCCGTCATTGAGAAACATCTGAGAGAACCGCAGGTAGTCGCGCACGGTCGAGACGAGCCCGACGCCGCCCTCGATCAGCGCCGGCTGCTCGGTGAAGGGCACGACCTCGATGGCGTACGGGCGCAGCTCACCGTCCGGCCCGGGCCGGTAGGCGGGGCCGAAGCGGTCGCCGCGGGAGGGGTCGACCCGAAAGACGGTGTCGGTCATCCCGAGCGGCTCGAACACGCGCTCCCGGAGGAACTCGTCGAAGGGCATGCCGGACCAGACCTCGACCAGCCGGCCGAGGATGGTGGTGGATACGCCGTAGCGCCAGCGTGTTCCGGGATCCTCGAACAGCGGCACCCGCGCGGCGTTGTCCACCATCTGCGGCAGCGTGATCGAGCGCAGCCGCACCTGCTCGGCGCGATAGATGGCGGATCCGCGGCTACCCAGACCGGAGGTGTGCAGCAGGAGGTGCTCGACGGTCATCTCGGCGGCCCGCGGGCGGGTCGCCGCCATGTCGGGGTCGGATGCATCCGTGAAGACGCGCTGGTCCGCGAACTCCGGCAGGTACAGGGAGACGGGGTCCTCGAGCTCGAAGCGGTCCTCCTCCCACAGGATCATCGCGGCCAGGCTCGTGATGGGGCGCGTCATGGAATAAAGGCGGAAGAGGGCGTCGTCGCGCATAGCGAGGCCGCGTTCGCGGTCGAGCGCGCCGAGCGCTTCGAGATAGACCAGCCGGCCGCGCCTGACCACGCCGGCCACGACGCCCGCGACGTCGCCCGCCTCGACGTGGGCCCGGAGGCGGGCGGTTGCCTCTTCCAGCCGCTCGGCAGAGAGTCCCACGGCTGCGGGCGCGGCCCGCGGCAACCCCTGCGCGCTTGCGGGGGGCGGGACGCTCCCGGCCGCGACCGCGGCGAGACAGACGGCGACGAGGGTGAGCCTGCAGGTCATGACGTTGCTCCTTCGCGGCCTGCCGGCAGGCCGCCCGCGTTCCGTGCACCATACCACCAGAAAAATCCGGTTCGGGCTTGCCTTACGCGACGGTCGATGGCAGTCTGTGCGCAGCGCATTCGCCGGCGCGGTGCAGTGTGCCGCGAAGAAGTCTGTTCGAGGAGTCTGAGGAGGACCCTGACATGATGCGAAGACTGACCGTTTTGAGCCTGGGCGTCGTGGTGGCCGCCGGCTTGGTGTGGGGCGGGATCCAGAGCGGCGTGGTCGGGGCTCAGGGGATGATCCCGAACGCGCCGATGTTCGAGGTCGACCCGTTCTGGCCGAAGCCGCTGCCGAACAACTGGCTGCTCGGCTCGACTATCGGGGTCTCGGTCGACTCGGACGACCACGTCTGGATCGTGCACCGCGGCAACCTCGCGCCGAACGAGATTCCCGCCGCGCTCGATCCGCCGTTTGCGGAGGCCTGCTGCTTTGCGGCGCCCCCCATCCTGGAGTTCGACCAGGAGGGCAACCTGCTGCAGCACTGGGGCGGTCCCGGTGAAGGCTACGACTGGCCCGAGTCGAACCACGGCGTCTGGGTCGACGGCATGGACAACGTCTGGATCGGCGGCAACGGCGGCGATGACTCGCACGCCCTGAAGTTCAGCCACACCGGCGAGTTCCTGCTGCAGGTGGGCGAGGACGGTTTCGCCGAGCCCGACAGCAGCTCCAGGACGCGCTACCAGAAGGTGGCCAAGGTCACTTTCGACAACGAGGCGAACGAGGCGTACCTGGCCGACGGCTACGGCAACAAGCGCGTGGCGGTGGTGGACGGCACGACCGGCGAGTTGAAGCGCTTCTGGGGCGCCTATGGCAACACGCCGAGCGACGACGAGCTGCCGCGCTACGACCTGGCCAACGCGCCGGCGCACGGCACGGTCAGCAAGGACAAGTCCGGCACGCCGCAGTTCCGGAACCCGGTGCACTGCGCCGACCCGACCAACGACGGCCTGGTCTATGCGTGCGACCGTCCCGGCAACCGGGTGCAGGTGTTCACCAAGGCGGGCGAGTTCGTCGAGGAGATCTACCTCATGACGAAGACGCTCGGGGCCGGCGCGGTCTGGGATATCGCCTTCTCGACCGACCCGGACCAGACCTTCGCCTACGTCGCAGACGGCATGAACGAGAAGGTCCACGTGCTGCGCCGCAAGCCGCTGGAGTACGTCTACAGCTTCGGCAGCGGCGGCCGCATGGCCGGTCAGTTCTACGGCAACCACAGCATCGCTGTCGACTCGATGGGCAACGTCTACACGACCGAGACCTACGAGGGCAAGCGCGTGCAGCGCTTCAAGTACAAGGGCATGGGCAACGCGAAGGGCGACGTCGGCGTCCCGCGCCCGTAGGCGTTCGGTTCGAAATCGTGATTCGGGGGGCCGGGGTCGCGCGATCCCGGCTCTTCGTTTGTACGGCCGGCGCTCCCCGTCCCGCGGCCGTTGTACGCGGTCGTTGCTTCGCCGGGGTGCGCGGGCCACGCCGGGGTGCGCGGGCCACGCGGGTTGCCTCCCCGGAGCGGGCCACGTACCATGTTCCGGGATCCTTGGAGCCCAGCCGTTGCCCTCGCCCGGGCAGCGCTCTCGCGCATCACGAATGCGCAGGTGAGGACACGACATGCGAACGACCTGTGGATTCTTGCTGGCCGGCGCCCTGCTCATCACCGGTTGTGCGGCGGAGGAGCCGGCGGGACCGCCGCTCGACATGCGCCATACCACCCGGGACTTGATGGCCGGCATGATCGACGCATCCGCCGACGCCCTCTGGGACGCGGTCGGCACCATCTGGGACGAGAACGGCGAGAACCACTGGGAGCCGGAGACCGAAGAGGACTGGCTCGCCGTGACCGGGGCCGCGATGACCCTCATCG from Acidobacteriota bacterium harbors:
- a CDS encoding beta-lactamase family protein; this encodes MTCRLTLVAVCLAAVAAGSVPPPASAQGLPRAAPAAVGLSAERLEEATARLRAHVEAGDVAGVVAGVVRRGRLVYLEALGALDRERGLAMRDDALFRLYSMTRPITSLAAMILWEEDRFELEDPVSLYLPEFADQRVFTDASDPDMAATRPRAAEMTVEHLLLHTSGLGSRGSAIYRAEQVRLRSITLPQMVDNAARVPLFEDPGTRWRYGVSTTILGRLVEVWSGMPFDEFLRERVFEPLGMTDTVFRVDPSRGDRFGPAYRPGPDGELRPYAIEVVPFTEQPALIEGGVGLVSTVRDYLRFSQMFLNDGELDGVRILQPSTVALMTVNRVPDALLPIGFGNPQPGRGWTLGFCVVMDGDASPLPVSEGTFWWDGSSGTRFFIDPVEDMVTVIMGAASPAYGNGFREAFTAAVYAAIVD